GTCGGACGTATGACAATACGGCCGCCAAAACTGTTCGCCGTACACTTCGAGCCTATGCCCCAGTGCCAGGGTGCAGGTGAATTCGTTGACGGTCAGATCGAACCGAGGTCGCGGCGACAGGCCATAGGCGGTGGCGAATCGCAGGCACACCGGCACGAACCGGTCGCGCTTCTGCGCCATAAGATACCGCTCGAATGCCACTTTCAACTCCGCGTAGAGCGAGATCGGTTTCAAGGGTGAGCGCTCATCGACATATTGCGAAGGGTCGGCCATTCGGCCGTAATTGGAGCAGGTCGACGCAAATACAAACCGTCGTACCCCCGCCGCCACCGCTCTTTCGCACAATCTCCTGCCGGCGTCGTCGTTGATAGCGCGCGCCAATTCCGGTTCCCTTCTGCAGGCCGGGTCCCCGACGATAGCGGCCAGGTGCACCACCGCCTCGATATCTTTGAGCGCGCCATCGAGGTCGGCGGGACTGCGTATATCACCGACGATCAACTCGAATCGTTCGTTCGTCGCGTGCGCCAGGAGCGAGGTCCCGCCATAGCGCAGACAATCCAGCACGCGCACGCGGTAGCCGCTTCGCAACAGCAGCGCCACGAGCACCGAGCCGATATACCCGGCGCCGCCGGTGACCAGAACGCAATCAAATCGACTCGCCGATATTGAACTCAGTTTGAACTCCGATGCGCCTACAGTTTGGTCAGTGTCTCGCGCGCGCTTTCCAGGGACGTTCCGTACAGCCCCATGGCGATCGCCTTTTCAAGCTGCTTGCGCGCACCGGCATTCTTCTCGTGGTACATGGCCATGCCGAGGAAGTACTGCGGCAGCGGCTCATCCGGATAGTTGCCGATCGCTTTCAACGCTTCCCCACGGGCCAAGTCGTAGCGTCCGCTTTTGATATACACGTCACACAGGTTCATCTGCGTCCGGAGCGAGCTGCGGTCGTAGAATACGGCTTGCCGGGCCATGTTGCCGGC
The genomic region above belongs to Candidatus Zixiibacteriota bacterium and contains:
- a CDS encoding NAD-dependent epimerase/dehydratase family protein, coding for MSSISASRFDCVLVTGGAGYIGSVLVALLLRSGYRVRVLDCLRYGGTSLLAHATNERFELIVGDIRSPADLDGALKDIEAVVHLAAIVGDPACRREPELARAINDDAGRRLCERAVAAGVRRFVFASTCSNYGRMADPSQYVDERSPLKPISLYAELKVAFERYLMAQKRDRFVPVCLRFATAYGLSPRPRFDLTVNEFTCTLALGHRLEVYGEQFWRPYCHTSDLACACLTALEADDKLVAHQAFNVGDTGENYQKITLARLIADELGNDARSRIVSVRCDEDPRDYRVSFDKIKKALGFVPKQRVVDGIREIAAAIRTGMIKDPDNRLYRND